A single window of Cupriavidus pauculus DNA harbors:
- a CDS encoding histidine phosphatase family protein gives MTSRIALLCVPATAALRTGRFPANTALDLPDPADLAGLPTLRDPLLAMIGGDSPRVSRSPAPVARATAEALGLEAAADAELREVDYGKWTGQSLKDVAASAPDALAAWLADPAMAGHGGESLLAVASRAARWIDACAPGPTLAVTHASVICALVVHARGAPARAATRLDIAPLTLTTLTGQPGGWRVSTVAVPIQPGG, from the coding sequence ATGACTTCCCGCATCGCCCTGCTTTGCGTCCCCGCCACCGCCGCGCTGCGCACCGGCCGCTTTCCGGCCAACACGGCGCTAGACCTGCCAGATCCGGCCGATCTGGCAGGTCTGCCGACGCTGCGTGATCCGCTGCTGGCGATGATCGGCGGGGACTCGCCCCGCGTCTCACGCAGTCCGGCCCCCGTGGCGCGCGCCACGGCCGAGGCGCTGGGGCTGGAGGCCGCCGCCGACGCCGAGTTGCGCGAGGTGGACTACGGCAAGTGGACAGGCCAGTCGCTCAAGGACGTGGCCGCATCGGCGCCGGACGCGCTGGCCGCATGGCTGGCCGATCCGGCGATGGCCGGGCACGGCGGTGAATCGCTGCTGGCCGTGGCGTCGCGCGCGGCGCGCTGGATCGATGCCTGCGCGCCGGGACCGACGCTGGCCGTGACCCATGCGAGCGTGATCTGCGCGCTGGTGGTGCATGCGCGGGGCGCGCCGGCGCGGGCTGCCACGCGGCTGGACATCGCGCCGCTGACACTGACCACGCTGACCGGCCAGCCTGGCGGCTGGCGCGTGTCGACCGTGGCCGTCCCTATTCAGCCGGGCGGCTGA